ATAGAGCTACCGAAGATGAAGACTAATAGGAAGGAACATTTTTGATAAAACTTACCTTATATAAATGTCTTTAAAAACATCAAAACCAATTTTAACATGGAATACAGACAATTAGGGGCATCGGGACTAAATGTGCCTGTGCTTAGTTTTGGTACTGCTACATTTGGCGGAGGTAACGATTTCTTTAAGGCTTGGGGCAGTACTCAGGTCGATGAGGCAACTCGCTTAGTAGATATTTGTCTCGAAGCAGGGCTTAATTTTTTTGATACAGCCGATGTTTATTCACAAGGACTTTCTGAAGAAATATTGGGTAAAGCTCTTGTTGGTAAAAGAGCCCAATCTATTATTTCTACAAAAGCTACTTTTCCTTTTGGCGATGGCCCCAACAATCAAGGTTCGTCACGTCACCGCTTAATTACACAAGTAGAAGGTAGCCTAAAGCGTTTACAAACTGACTATATCGACTTATTTCACATGCACGGATTTGATGGCAATACGCCTATCGAAGAAACGCTTCGTGCATTAGACGATTTGATTCAAAGTGGCAAAATTCGTTATATCGCGGCCTCTAATTTTTCGGGATGGCACTTGATGAAATCATTGGCCTTATCAGACAAATACGGTTGGAATCGTTATGTGGCTCATCAGGTATATTATTCGTTGGCCAACCGTGAGTACGAATGGGAACTAATGCCTTTGGGTATCGACCAGCAAGTAGGAGGAATTATTTGGTCGCCATTGGCGGCTGGCCGCTTGGGAGGTAAATACCGACGTAATCAACCTTTACCACAAGATAGCCGTGTGGCTCAGGGCGGAAGCCCGATTCCACAGGCTGTTATTGATAATGAGGTTTTTTATAACATTATAGATACCCTCGACGAAGTAGCCGAAGAAACAGGCAAAAGCCTAGCACAAGTAGCCATTAATTGGCTTTTGCAGCGTCCGACAGTTTCGAGTATTATTATTGGGGCTCGCAATGAAGAACAGCTTGTCCAAAATCTTGGAGCTGTAGGGTGGAATCTTTCGGTAGAACAAGTTAAAAAGCTAGACCAAGCCAGCGAAATACCAACGATTTATCCGTATTGGCATCAACGCCAAAATACCCAACTGAACCCTTTACCTAAATTTTATTAATTTGGTGTGTATTACCTTAAAGAACAAACTACGTTTTCAAGAAAGAATGAATTATGCACCTTTCTGAAAAGGATTCAGTAATAAAATAATCCCCAAGAGAACAGGCTACTTATGTCTATTTCTCTGGGGATTATTTTATGATAGGCTACTCAAATATCGCCGTAGTTTACCTGAAAACACGGCAACCTCATTACTAATCGCCAAAAATCAACAAGGTCTGGGTGGTTTTCTAAAACCAATTTTATCCAAAAGCGGTCTTGAATATGTTGTTCAAAGAGTTCTTTTTTGACGATAGTATCCTTTCTGGAGTCCCCTATGGGTCGCATCAATAAAGCATTGTAAGCGATATTATTATAAGCTAGCCAGTTGGTGGTTGGTCTTCGAGCATTTTCATCTCTTGTTGTCAATAAAATAATTTTATATCCTGCCTGATGATAATTTTTGAGTAAATCAGCTACCGATTCATTGAGCAAGTCAGCCTCGCAACGATATACTTCATGAGGATTTCGCTCGTGCAAAACAGCCAATGTATTATCGACATCACAAATGATAGCTTTGGGCAAAGAATCATCCTGTTCGATAGGTTGATATAATTCTTCTTTGGATAGAATATGCTGGCGATACATTTTGGCAATTACCGAACTCCCTACTTTTTTATCACGGAGTTCGTCCCGTTCAATACATACCTCTAGGGTAGTGTCAAATGTTTTGGTTTGAATTTCTACTTTATCTTTAAAAATCTGTTCGTATTTATTTACAGCTTTCTGAATACGCTCGATAGGGCGTTCCCAAAGATTGGTATCATCAACCACCACATTTTTACCGTGTTTCAAAGCCTCGATAAGCATTATATCACGAAGTTGTTCTACAAACTGCTCATTTTCACGCGAATGCACACTGTTGTCGAGCATGGCCCGCATATCGTCTTTGTTGAGGCGTTTCCATTTCCCTTCCGATTTTTCAACAAGTTGTTTGGCAAAGGTAGATTTACCACTGGCGGGTAAACCCTGTAAGATAAGTACAATTTTCATAGACTATTATCAATAAAAAACGCCCTAAACAAGGGCGTTTTCTTTTTTATCTTCAGGAAAAACAAACTTAATAGGTCTTGCCACCTTTTCTTTGAGTAAAGCTATTTCGAGAACTTCATCAACGTTATCCACAAAGTGAAAAGTAAGGTCAGCAATATAAGCTGGAGTTATTTCTTCGATGTCTTTTTTATTTTTGTTACAAAGAATAATTTCCTTAATTCCTGCTCGTTTGGCAGCCAGAATTTTTTCTTTGATACCACCTACTGGCAAAACTTTTCCACGAAGTGTAACTTCGCCAGTCATGGCCAAATGAGGTTTTATCTTACGTTGTGTCAAAGCCGAAGCAATTGACGTTGTCATAGTAATACCTGCCGATGGACCGTCTTTGGGTACAGCACCTGCTGGCACGTGAATATGCAAATTATAATAATCAAAAATTCGGTAGTCGATGGCATAGTCGTCGGCATGAGCACGCAAATACGAGAGAGCTGCCATGGCCGATTCTTTCATGACATCGCCCAGTTGCCCCGAAAGTGTG
The DNA window shown above is from Flectobacillus major DSM 103 and carries:
- a CDS encoding aldo/keto reductase, with product MEYRQLGASGLNVPVLSFGTATFGGGNDFFKAWGSTQVDEATRLVDICLEAGLNFFDTADVYSQGLSEEILGKALVGKRAQSIISTKATFPFGDGPNNQGSSRHRLITQVEGSLKRLQTDYIDLFHMHGFDGNTPIEETLRALDDLIQSGKIRYIAASNFSGWHLMKSLALSDKYGWNRYVAHQVYYSLANREYEWELMPLGIDQQVGGIIWSPLAAGRLGGKYRRNQPLPQDSRVAQGGSPIPQAVIDNEVFYNIIDTLDEVAEETGKSLAQVAINWLLQRPTVSSIIIGARNEEQLVQNLGAVGWNLSVEQVKKLDQASEIPTIYPYWHQRQNTQLNPLPKFY
- a CDS encoding phosphatase domain-containing protein — translated: MKIVLILQGLPASGKSTFAKQLVEKSEGKWKRLNKDDMRAMLDNSVHSRENEQFVEQLRDIMLIEALKHGKNVVVDDTNLWERPIERIQKAVNKYEQIFKDKVEIQTKTFDTTLEVCIERDELRDKKVGSSVIAKMYRQHILSKEELYQPIEQDDSLPKAIICDVDNTLAVLHERNPHEVYRCEADLLNESVADLLKNYHQAGYKIILLTTRDENARRPTTNWLAYNNIAYNALLMRPIGDSRKDTIVKKELFEQHIQDRFWIKLVLENHPDLVDFWRLVMRLPCFQVNYGDI